In Electrophorus electricus isolate fEleEle1 chromosome 18, fEleEle1.pri, whole genome shotgun sequence, one genomic interval encodes:
- the LOC113588274 gene encoding uncharacterized protein LOC113588274, whose protein sequence is MRQGKMKPHTYVHKCLLVFVSQWIAGASAGSTTVSRQSSKEPVGQKGNDDGGQKNQHHWGTRGHKEENHLSTWGHHPALVYSDMGLSKLNDYELDGGICDKYIYTRSTYSNQHINKNTENRNKSIYSGSKHDNLSDNPTFRYNICHTYIINNGGTAQKNQGAATMETYNRNHKKGVYCRYKCEVLHGISNTRNGKRNPQDCREQSLHYAFTENNGVGTFREFRPATSKNIRSNNSQADFNAHHNHTAQLHRGGDCRHGQTRPGFQEFPLDW, encoded by the exons ATGCGACAAGGCAAGATGAAGCcgcacacatatgtacacaaatgTCTGCTTGTATTTGTCTCGCAGTGGATAGCTGGAGCATCAGCAG GAAGCACCACTGTGTCCCGTCAGAGCAGTAAG GAACCTGTGGGCCAGAAAGGCAATGATGATGGTGGGCAGAAGAATCAGCACCACTGGGGTACCAGAGGTCATAAAGAAGAGAACCACCTCTCTACCTGGGGCCACCACCCTGCCTTGGTCTACAGTGACATGGGTCTCTCCAAGCTTAACGACTACGAACTGGATGGAGGAATTTGTGACAAATACATCTATACCA GAAGCACCTACAGCAACCAGCATATCAACAAGAACACTGAGAACCGCAACAAGAGCATCTACTCAGGATCCAAGCATGACAACCTCAGTGACAACCCAACCTTCAGATATAACATATGTCATACCTACATCATTAACAACGGAGGAACCGCCCAGAAAAACCAAGGAGCAGCAACCATGGAAACATACAATAGGAACCACAAAAAGGGCGTCTACTGTAGATACAAGTGCGAGGTCCTCCATGGCATCTCTAACACCAGAAATGGAAAACGAAACCCACAAGACTGCCGTGAGCAGTCGCTCCACTACGCCTTCACCGAAAACAACGGTGTGGGAACCTTTAGGGAATTCAGGCCCGCCACCTCGAAGAACATTCGCAGCAACAACAGCCAAGCGGACTTTAACGCTCACCACAACCATACCGCGCAGCTCCATAGAGGCGGCGACTGTCGCCACGGCCAGACCAGACCAGGCTTCCAAG AATTTCCTTTGGACTGGTAA